Genomic segment of Arachnia propionica:
CACCCTTCGGGCCGTGCTGGGCGGCGCCCAGCCAGGACACCATGGAGAAACCGATCAGCCATGGGGTGAGCAGTTGCACCAGCGAGACACCGAAGTTGCCGATGCCCGCCTGGAGGCCGAGCGCGGTGCCCTGGAGGCGTTTCGGGAAGAAGTAGGAGGTAGAGGGCATGAAACCGGAGAACGCGCCGCCACCGATGCCCGCCAGGAAGGCCAGGGCCATGAACAACCAATAGGGGGTGCCCGGGTTCTGGACTGCGAACCCCCAGCCGATCAGCGGCAGGATCATCAGCACCGACGTGATGGTCACCAGCTTCCGGGTGCCCAGGATCGGGGGCAGGACCATCCACACCAGGCGCAGGATGCCCGCGGACAGACCCACCATGGAGGTCATCCAGTACAGCTCGTCCTTGCTGAAGGCGAAGCCGATGGATGTGAGCTTCGGGATTATCGCGCTCGGCAGGAACCAGGACACGAACGCCATGGTCAGCGAGAACGTCGTGATGGTCAGGGTGGTCCAGGCGATCCTGGAGTCCCACTTCGATTCGTCCTGGGGATCCCAGTCCTCGAGCCACTCCCCGGAGCGGGGTTTCTCTGCCGGTGTGCTCATTGGTCTTCCTTCTCCTTCCTACACGGGCCGGGCGCCGTCGGGGACCTCGACGAGATCCATTTCGGGGTTCATCCGCTTCATGCGGGAGATCACGAGGTGCATCCAGATCAGCGTAAGGCCTGTCAGGACGGTCAGTACGATGAAGGGGGTGGAAGCCAGTCCCGTGAACTTCTCGATGTAGGCGAACATCGGGGGAAGGAAGAAGCCACCCAGGCCACCCAGCATGCCGACGAGACCTCCGACGGAACCGACGTGGTGCGGGAAGTAGGTGGGGATGTGCTTGTAGACCCCTGCTTTGCCGATGCCCATGGTGCAGCCGATCAGGAATATCAGCGTCACCACCAGCCACAGCGGCAGGCCGTAGGCGTTGCCATGCGCGTCGACCCCGCTGGGGATGCACAGGACGGTGAAAAGGGCGCCGATCGGAACGAAGGTTGCGTACATGGCGGTGCGGGCACCCCAGCGGTCGGAGACCCAGCCTCCCAGTGGCCGCAGCAGGGAGGCGGGGAAGATGAAGGTGGTGGTCAGGAGGGCGGCGGTGCCGAGATCGACCCTGAACACGTCCTGGTAGTAGGTGGGCAGGATCGCCGAGTAGGCCACGTAGGCCCCGAAGACGATCACGTAGTAGAGGCTGAAGCGCCACACCCGGATGTCCTTGAGCGGCGTCAGCATCTCGGAGATCCTGGCGCTCGCCCCCGGTGTGCGATCCGGGAAGGGGGTGATGAACCACTGGAGGATCCCGACCACGATCAGCAGGATCGCGTACACGATGGGGATGAGGCGCCAGCCGCCGGGGAGGAAACCGAGCACGGCGCTGCCCGCGGTGGCCGTGATGATGCCGGGGCCGATGATCTTGGTGACGGAGGCGCCGACGTTGCCTGCGCCGAAAACGCCGAGGGCGAAGCCCTTGTGCTGCGGGGAGTACCAGGCCGAGTTCCACGCGACACCGGCCGAAAACGAGTTACCGACGATGCCGACGCAGAAGGCCAGGACCAGCAGCATCGCGTAGTTGTCGGCGAAGGAAACCGCCAGTGAGGCCACCGCCCCGAAGGTCATCATCACGGTGAAGACGATCTTGCCGCCGAAACGGTCGGCGAGGATTCCTGCGGGCAGGCGCCACATGGAGCCGTTCAGGACCGCGACGGCGCTGATCCAGCTCAGCTGCACGGAGTCCAGGCCGAACTCCTTCTGGATGGGTTTGCCGAGGATCCCGAACATCAGCCACACGGCGAACATCAGGGTGAACGAGATGCTGGACATCGTGAGGACACGCACGGCGCCCGGGGCCTCATGATGTCTGGTTGTGTCGGCGCTCACGGCGCTCCCTCCAATGGGGGTGGTCCCTTTTAATTGCTGGCAGGAGCCTATGTGTGGCTGTAGTATCAAGTCAACAAACGAGGCCGGGAAGGCCCAACGGCAAGGGTTTTAAACAAGAAGTTCATTGCTAAATTGTCGTTTCGGGCCGACCAGGGCTTCCCTTTTTATTCTGATTGCAGGAGGATGTCGGTGACCATTGCGAGGCAGGTGGCCGGGGGCGAACAAACCGCATCCGCGCAGGATGCTGCCCTCGATCTCCTCGCGCGCCATCCCGAGGGCCTCACGGTCGCCGAGATCGCCGAGCAGCTCCGGCTGCACGTCACCACCGTCCGGGTACACCTCAACCGGCTCGTCGCTGAGGAACGACTCCTGCAGCGCGACGAACGGGTGGGGGTCGGGCGGCCCCGGCGCCGCTACTTCCCGGTGCCCCGCGCCGTCCCCTCGGCCACCATCCAGGACGATTACCAGATGCTGACCGAGGTGCTCGCCCAGGTGCTGGACGTCGAGAGCACCAAGGCCGAGGACGTGCTGAAGGAGTGGGCGATGCGCACCCTGGACGCCGGCATCCTGGGGCTGCCCAAGCCTTCCGAGGCCGGCTGGCAGGACAAGGTCGATGTCGTACTCGGGCTGTTGAGGTCCTGGGGATACGACCCCCGGGTGACACGGACCGGGCCGTGCCGTCTGGCTGCGGAGCTGCGCGGTTGCCCACTCAGCGAGACCGCTTTCTCGTGCCCCGAGGCCGTGTGTGGCGCACACCAGGGGCTCATCCGCGGGGCGCTTGGGGTACTCGGGGAAGCCGACACGGACGTCGAACTCGAAGCAGACTTCTCGGGCGGACCCTGCTGCCTGAGGCTCAGCCGGGAAACCGGACACGAAGGAGAGAAGCAATGACCAACACGTACGAGGTGGGCATGGACGGTCCGCTCACGGATCTGCTGGTTGACACCGGCCGGTTCTTCACGCGGGGTGAGGTCTCCCGTGACGGGCGCACCGTCCACAAGAAGGGCGGTCGCAGCGACTCCTTCTACCGGGACCGCTGGGCCTACGACAAGGTGGTTCGCTCCACCCACGGGGTGAACTGCACCGGGTCGTGCTCCTGGAAGGTCTACGTCAAGGACGGGATCATCACCTGGGAGGCGCAGCAGACCGACTACCCCTCCGTCGGTCCCGACCGGCCCG
This window contains:
- a CDS encoding MFS transporter encodes the protein MSADTTRHHEAPGAVRVLTMSSISFTLMFAVWLMFGILGKPIQKEFGLDSVQLSWISAVAVLNGSMWRLPAGILADRFGGKIVFTVMMTFGAVASLAVSFADNYAMLLVLAFCVGIVGNSFSAGVAWNSAWYSPQHKGFALGVFGAGNVGASVTKIIGPGIITATAGSAVLGFLPGGWRLIPIVYAILLIVVGILQWFITPFPDRTPGASARISEMLTPLKDIRVWRFSLYYVIVFGAYVAYSAILPTYYQDVFRVDLGTAALLTTTFIFPASLLRPLGGWVSDRWGARTAMYATFVPIGALFTVLCIPSGVDAHGNAYGLPLWLVVTLIFLIGCTMGIGKAGVYKHIPTYFPHHVGSVGGLVGMLGGLGGFFLPPMFAYIEKFTGLASTPFIVLTVLTGLTLIWMHLVISRMKRMNPEMDLVEVPDGARPV
- a CDS encoding helix-turn-helix transcriptional regulator yields the protein MTIARQVAGGEQTASAQDAALDLLARHPEGLTVAEIAEQLRLHVTTVRVHLNRLVAEERLLQRDERVGVGRPRRRYFPVPRAVPSATIQDDYQMLTEVLAQVLDVESTKAEDVLKEWAMRTLDAGILGLPKPSEAGWQDKVDVVLGLLRSWGYDPRVTRTGPCRLAAELRGCPLSETAFSCPEAVCGAHQGLIRGALGVLGEADTDVELEADFSGGPCCLRLSRETGHEGEKQ